The genomic DNA TCGCGAACCGCAGCAACGCCTGTATCAGCCGCGCCGCGGGGCCGCATGGAAGTGCTTCGTCAGCACGACGCGTGGCAAGGTCGTCGCCATGCCTGCGATCGATGCGATCCGGGCGCAGCCCGGCGTGCACGAAGTCTGGCTGCATCGCGAGCCAGGCGACCCGGTGGTCGACGCGAACTCGAACTTCAGCTGGATCGCGCAGGTGATGTGCACCGGACGCGACCAGCACGAAGCCAAGCTGAACGCCGCGCGAGCCGTCGATTTCATCGCGACCCAAACAACCATCGCGTCGATCGGCTAGAGGCGGACGCAATGATCAAGCTCGATCGCGCCAGAGCCAACCTGTTGCTCAGCACTGCGGCATTCACCGTGTCATCGGCCGGATCGGTGCTGCTGCATATCGTGCTGGCCGTTTCCATCTATGCGAAGACCGGCTCCGGCCTGATGACGTCGGTCTTCATTTCGCTGCAATGGCTGCCGGCGATGCTCGTGGTGCTCGTTCGCAGCGACTGGAACGACGGCGTGGATCCGCGCGTGCGATGGTTCCGCCTCGAACTGGTCTCGGCGGCGCTGACCGTGCCCATCGCATCGATTCCCGATTCGGCTGGGTACGGGCCGATTATCGCGATTCTGCTTGTGCGCGGACTCGTGGACCAGGTGAACCGCATCAACAAGACCGTCGCGACGCGTGTGCTGTTCCCTCGTGCCAAAGCGACACACTACGCGTCGTTTCTGCAGTCGGGCTATCACGTCGGGATTGGATTTGCCGCTATCGCCGGCGTGCTCGTCGCCGATCGGCTCGAGGTTCGCGCCGTGGCGCTGCTCGATGCGATGACTTTCCTTGCGGCAGCCGGGCTCGTGTGGTTTACGCGCTGCATCGAGACGCGCGCGGAAGTGCCCCGCACCGCGCCTCAATCGCTCGTCGCACGCCTTGCCGAATATCGCAACGTGCTTGCCGGCGATCGGCGTCTTCTCGTCTGCGCGCTATTGCCGCCGCTGACCGCCACCTTCTTCCAGGGCACTTACAGCGTGTTGCAACCGATCTTTCCGGTGCAGCGCTTCGGCCTCGGTCCGGCGGCGGTGTCGATGTCCTATGTGCTCGCCAGCATAGGCATCGTTGCGGGCTCGGCGAGCTTCTCGTTCTTCTGCAGAAGAACGCGGCTGTTTGAGCAGCCGTTTGTGAAAGTGCGTCGACTGGCCGTCGCCTTGTCCGCGCTCGCCGCGCTGCTCTACGTCGGCACCGTCTGCGGCATGAGCGCTGTCACGAGTGGTGCGCTGTTCCTCGCGATGGTGGTCGTTTTCGAATTCCTGTGGATGATGGGTTACAGCGGCATGGTCGCGCTTGCGCCGAATGGTCGCCTCGGCTCGGTATTCGGCATCTCGTTCGCGCTCGGCTGTTTTCTTGCGAGCCTGCAGGCTGGGCTGGTCGGTGCGCTGATCGATCGCTTCGATGGCCGCTTCGTCGAACTGGTCAGCCTGTTGATGATGCTTTATCTGACGGTCGTCATATTTATCGCGTCGAGCGACCGGCAAACGGCGCGCGCTGTCTGAGCACACTTCGGCAATCAATGGAGAGACGAATATGGGTAACTGGATTCGCCGTCAGCTATGCGAATTAACCGAGTCAAATCTTGACTTGCTGCTGGACTTCAGAATTCCGGGAATTATCGTCGAGGGCTTTGTGCGACCCGATATCTGCGCGCAGGTCGCGGCACGCCTGCGCGAGCTGGAATTCGGCGATTACGCGCATCTGAACGATATTCCCGTGCATCACGTGGGCGTATGCCACAACCAGTGGGCGCACGACGACAAGTCCGTGTATTTCCGCAAGACGCAGGATGCGCAAGCGGCAATCGGACGCGTATATGAAGGCATCGGCGTCGATCCGGTGTGCATGGTTGCCGACGCCATCGCGGCGCGCGCGAACCGGCAAGTCGGTGTATTCGACGAACCGGGTTATGGCAAGTATTTCGCCGGCGCATTCCGGCGATTTCGTGGCCACGGACGTCTGCACGTCGACCATGCACCGAGCCATATCCGTCAGCCATGGGCCGTTACCCAGATCCAGCGGCAACTGACCTGGAACATCTATTACTGCATGCAGGGTCTCGGCGGCGAACTCGTGATCTACGACACCATTCATACGCCGCACAACGAGCGGTTCAAGGTACCAGGCGAATATTACTTTCCGTATGAGGTGCTCGAACGCGACGACCGCTTGCGTATCAAGCCTGCGGTCGGCGATCTGATCATTTTCAACACGCAGAACTTCCACGAAATTTTCGGCACGCCCGACGGAGAGCGCATCTCGCAGACGTCGTTTATCGGACTCAAGCAGGATGGTAGCCTGGGGTTGTGGTCATGACGGCCTATGTAGCCACGCGTATTTCCAGGCTGGCGCACGGCGTCGTGCGTGCCGGTTGTCTGCTTTTCGCGGCGAGCGTCAGCGGCTCAGCGGCGTATGCCGCGCCGGACGATACGCTCGTCTACTGTTCGGAGGGCAGTCCCGAATCGTTGAATCCGCAACTGATGCTGTCGGGCACGGCACGCAATGCGACTGCCACGACGATCTACGACCGGCTCGTGGACTTTCGCCCCGGCACCACGGAAATCGTGCCCGCACTCGCTGAAAGCTGGACGATCTCGGCCGACCAGAAAACGTATCTGTTCCGCTTGCGGCGCGGCGTGAAGTTTCACGGAACGGGGTTCTTCAAGCCAACACGCGATTTCAATGCCGACGACGTTGTGTTCTCGTTGAACCGGCAATGGAGAACCGATCATCCGTATCACAGGATGGGCGGCGGCAGCTATCAGTACTTCCAGGGTATGGGCATGGACAAGCTGATCGTGTCTGTCGAACGCGTCGACGCGCACTCGGTGCGCATCGTGCTGTCGCGACCGGACGCGCCATTCCTTGCGGACCTTGCGATGCCGTTCATGTCGATTCTGTCGGCCGAATACGGCGCGAAACTGCTCGAGCAAGGGCGCCCCGAAGACATCGACACCGAGCCCATCGGCACCGGTCCGTACGCGTTTCGCAGCTACGTCAAAGACAGCATGATCCGCTACGACGCGAATCCCCTGTACTGGCGTGGCGCGCCCGACATCGCGCATCTGGTGTTCGTGATCACGCCCAATGCGAGCGTGCGCGTGCAGAAGGTGCGGCGCGGCGAATGCCAGATCGCGGTCGCGCCGCCGCCAGCGGCGCTGCCCGCCATCCGCCAGGACAAGAGCCTCGTCTTGCGGGAGCAGGAGGGCCTCAACATCGGCTACCTCGCGATGAACACCGAAAAGCCGCCATTCAACAATGTGCTCGTACGCCGCGCAGTCGCACATGCGTTGAACCGTCAGGCCTATGTCGACGCGATTTTCCACGGCAATGCAAGACCCGCCATCAATCCGTATCCGCCAACGCTCTGGTCGTACACGGACCGCGTGCGCACCTATCCGCACGATCCGGCGAAGGCGCGTGCGCTACTCCGCGAAGCGGGCTACAGCGGCGGTTTCAGTGCAACGTTGTGGACCTTGCCGGTGAGTCGTCCGTACAACCCGAACGGTCGCACGATGGGCGAGATGATGCAGGCAGACCTCGCGCGTGTCGGCATCAAGGTCGAACTGGTCACCTACGACTGGCCGACCTATCTGAACAAGGTCAGGCGCGGTGAACACGACATGGCGCAACTGGGCTGGTCCGGCGATAACGGCGACCCCGACAACTTTCTCTACACGCTCTTTAGTTGCGACGCGGTGACCCGCGGTTCGAATAACGCGCGCTACTGCAGGACCGATTTCAACCGGCTGATCACGGACGCGCGCGCGACCTCCGACGTCAAGGCGCGCAGCGATCTCTACGCGCGCGCGCTCGCGATGCTGGCCGACGACGAACCGGTCGTGCCGCTGGTTCACTCGACCGTGTTCCGGCTCATGACCACGAGGGTTGCGGGCTATGTGATGAATCCGTTCGATATCGATTACTTCGCCGGCCTGACGCTAAAAGACTGAAAGACTGAAGACCGAAAGACTCTTGAACCACGCGACGGGAGAGACTCGAATGACCCTGTTCATCGCCATGTGCGTGTTTTCGCTGACGATGTCGATTTCCCCAGGACCGGTGAACATGGTGATCGTGTCGTCGGGGGCCAGCCACGGCTTCCGGCGCACGATACCGTTCGTCTCGGGCGCGACGATCGGCTTTACGCTGCTGCTGGTCGTGGTCGGCTTCTGGCTCATGCAGTTCGTGAGCGCGTATCCGGTTTTTCTGATGTATCTCGAACTGGTCGGCGCGGCGTTTATCGTGTACGTCGGGTACAAGATCGCATCGGCGTCGCCGGAAATCAGCGTCGCGCAGCAACGCACGCCGACCTTCGTCGAAGGCTTTCTGCTGCAATGGCTGAACCCGAAAGCGTGGATCGCTTGCGCATCGGGCGCGGCGCTGTTCTCGAGCACGCATGCCACGCTGGTCGCGTTTGTCAGCGTGTACTTCCTGATCTGCTATCTATCGCTCGCGGCATGGGCGGTATTGGGCGACCGTGTCGCCGTGTTGCTGCATAGCCGCCTGCGCATTCGTATCTTCAACCTGACGATGGGCGGCATGCTGATCGCGACGGCGGGCTATCTGATCTACGCGCAGGTCATGCGTCAGATGACGTAACCGGTGCCGTGTCCGGCATCTCATGTACGCCGGCGATACTGTCCCGGTGTGGCCGCCATGAATTGCCGGAACACACGCTGCAAATGCGCCTGATCGGAGAACCCCGCTTCGATCGCGACTTCGGCGATCGTTCGTCCGCGGCGCAGTTGCGTGCGGCAGTAGTCGATACGGCGGTTGATCAGATACATGTGCGGTGTCATCCCATAGCAGCGCTTGAACGCGCGAATCAGATAGGATGCCGACAATTCCGCCGCCGCACAGATCTCGTCGAGCTTCAGTGTGCGCG from Paraburkholderia edwinii includes the following:
- a CDS encoding MFS transporter, whose product is MIKLDRARANLLLSTAAFTVSSAGSVLLHIVLAVSIYAKTGSGLMTSVFISLQWLPAMLVVLVRSDWNDGVDPRVRWFRLELVSAALTVPIASIPDSAGYGPIIAILLVRGLVDQVNRINKTVATRVLFPRAKATHYASFLQSGYHVGIGFAAIAGVLVADRLEVRAVALLDAMTFLAAAGLVWFTRCIETRAEVPRTAPQSLVARLAEYRNVLAGDRRLLVCALLPPLTATFFQGTYSVLQPIFPVQRFGLGPAAVSMSYVLASIGIVAGSASFSFFCRRTRLFEQPFVKVRRLAVALSALAALLYVGTVCGMSAVTSGALFLAMVVVFEFLWMMGYSGMVALAPNGRLGSVFGISFALGCFLASLQAGLVGALIDRFDGRFVELVSLLMMLYLTVVIFIASSDRQTARAV
- a CDS encoding 2OG-Fe(II) oxygenase, with product MGNWIRRQLCELTESNLDLLLDFRIPGIIVEGFVRPDICAQVAARLRELEFGDYAHLNDIPVHHVGVCHNQWAHDDKSVYFRKTQDAQAAIGRVYEGIGVDPVCMVADAIAARANRQVGVFDEPGYGKYFAGAFRRFRGHGRLHVDHAPSHIRQPWAVTQIQRQLTWNIYYCMQGLGGELVIYDTIHTPHNERFKVPGEYYFPYEVLERDDRLRIKPAVGDLIIFNTQNFHEIFGTPDGERISQTSFIGLKQDGSLGLWS
- a CDS encoding ABC transporter substrate-binding protein; translation: MTAYVATRISRLAHGVVRAGCLLFAASVSGSAAYAAPDDTLVYCSEGSPESLNPQLMLSGTARNATATTIYDRLVDFRPGTTEIVPALAESWTISADQKTYLFRLRRGVKFHGTGFFKPTRDFNADDVVFSLNRQWRTDHPYHRMGGGSYQYFQGMGMDKLIVSVERVDAHSVRIVLSRPDAPFLADLAMPFMSILSAEYGAKLLEQGRPEDIDTEPIGTGPYAFRSYVKDSMIRYDANPLYWRGAPDIAHLVFVITPNASVRVQKVRRGECQIAVAPPPAALPAIRQDKSLVLREQEGLNIGYLAMNTEKPPFNNVLVRRAVAHALNRQAYVDAIFHGNARPAINPYPPTLWSYTDRVRTYPHDPAKARALLREAGYSGGFSATLWTLPVSRPYNPNGRTMGEMMQADLARVGIKVELVTYDWPTYLNKVRRGEHDMAQLGWSGDNGDPDNFLYTLFSCDAVTRGSNNARYCRTDFNRLITDARATSDVKARSDLYARALAMLADDEPVVPLVHSTVFRLMTTRVAGYVMNPFDIDYFAGLTLKD
- a CDS encoding LysE family translocator: MTLFIAMCVFSLTMSISPGPVNMVIVSSGASHGFRRTIPFVSGATIGFTLLLVVVGFWLMQFVSAYPVFLMYLELVGAAFIVYVGYKIASASPEISVAQQRTPTFVEGFLLQWLNPKAWIACASGAALFSSTHATLVAFVSVYFLICYLSLAAWAVLGDRVAVLLHSRLRIRIFNLTMGGMLIATAGYLIYAQVMRQMT